In Leifsonia sp. PS1209, the genomic stretch TTCACCGCCGGCGACGACGCGGCTCTGACGGCCAGGCTGCCGGATGCGCTCACCACCGTCTACCTGCTCTACACCGTCGGCCACGCCCGCGCGGACGGGCGGCTCCGCACCGACGCGATCGAGCTGGCCAGGGACGCGTACCGCCTCCGCCCGCACGACGAGGAGGCGGCTGCGCTGCTCGCCCTGCTGCTGCTCACCGAGGCGCGGCAGACGACCAGGATCTCCGACGCCGACGAGTTCGTCACGCTCGCCGACGCCGACCGGTCGCGCTGGAACGCGGGGATGCTGGCAGAGGGGGAGCGCCTCGCCACCGTCGCGCTGAGCGGGGCGGCCGGACTGCCCGGCCGGTTCGCGCTGCAGGCGGCCATCGCCGGGCTGCACGGCATCGCGCCGACCTGGGAGGCCACGGACTGGCCGGCGATCGCCCGGCTCTACGACGGGCTCGTGCTGGGGTGGCCGTCCGCTGCCGCGCAGCTCGGGCGCGTCGTGGCGCGCGGCTACAGCGCGGACGCGGGGCCGGAGGCGGCGCTGGCCGACCTGGATGCGCATCCCGAACTGTTCGACGGGGTGGTCGCCGCGCAGGCGCTCGCGGTGCGCGCCGACCTGCTGCGGCTGGCGGGGGACGCGCGGGCGGCGGACGCGTACGCCGCGGCGATCGAGGCCGCCCAGGATGCGCGGGTGCGGCGGTTCCTGCAGGCCCGGCTCGACGGGCTCGGCGGCGGGAGCGGGCTCGGCTCCTAGGAGTCGGCCAGCCGCTTCACCAGCTCGATCACCCTGTCCATGTCCGTCTCGCTGCGCAGGACGGCGTTCGTGTCCGGCAGGAGAGCGGTGTTGTAGTACATCCCGTCGCCGATCAGCATGATGATGCGGGCCACGAGCGGGTCGCCGACCGACGATTCGAGGATCGACAGCCAGGAGCGCTGCATCGCGGACAGCGCATCCCGTGCCCTGCTGTCCGCACTCTGGGCGAGGCGGGCGACGGCGACGATGGAGCGTTCGAGGTCGTTGTCGGTGGGCACCGAGGTGCGGATGAAGTAGGCGACGGGGCCTTCCGGGGCGGAGCGCATCCGGTCGAGGTCGGCGTCGACGTGCGCGCTCAGCCGGGCGAGGACGCCGTCGACCATCGCGTCCTTCGAGGCGAAGTGGTAGAGCAGGCCGCCCTTGGAGACGCCGGCGCGGGCGGCGACGGCGTCGAGGGTCGCGGCGCGTTCGCTCTGCTCGGCGAGCAGTTCCTCGAACGCGTCGAGGATGCGGTCGCGGGCGGAGGGGGTTTCTGCCATGTGCACATGGTAGCCGCTCCGGCTTGATTACTGTACCGTCCAGACGGTACAGTAGCTACATGTCCACGCCGAGCATCACCACGCCCACGCCCGCCGTCGCGCCCCGCGCCGGTGCGCGTCAATGGGTGGCGCTCGCTGTTCTGATGCTTCCCGTGCTGCTGGTCTCCGTCGACAACACGGTGCTCAGCTTCGCGCTGCCCGCCATCTCCCAGGCGCTCGAACCGAGCGGCACGGGGATGCTCTGGATCATCGACGCGTACCCGCTCGTGCTCGCGGGGCTCCTCGTCTCGATGGGCAGCCTCGGCGACAGGATTGGGCGCCGCAAGCTGCTGCTGATCGGCGCGACCGGGTTCGCCGTCGTCTCCGTCGGCGCCGCCTTCGCGCCGACGACCGAGTGGCTCATCGCCGCGCGCGCCAGCCTCGGGTTCTTCGGCGCGATGCTGATGCCGTCCACGCTGTCGCTGCTGCGCAGCATCTTCACCGACCGCGAGCAGCGCAGGCTCGCCATCGCCGTCTGGGCCTCCGGGTTCGCTGCTGGCTCGGCCCTCGGCCCGATCGTCGGCGGCGTGCTCATCGAGCACTTCTGGTGGGGATCGGTGTTCCTGCTCGCGGTGCCTGTGCTCATCCCGTTGCTCGTGCTGACTCCGCTGCTGGTACGCGAGTCGCGCGACCCGAACCCCGGGCCGATCGACGTCCCGAGCATCCTGCTGTCGCTGCTGACGATGGCGCCCATCGTGTACGGGATCAAGTCGCTCGCCTCCGACGGCCTCTCCGTGGCCGGGGTGCTCGCCATCGTGATCGGGGCCGTGTCCGGCTGGCTGTTCGTGCGCAGGCAACTGCGCAGGCCCATCCCGATGCTCGACATGCGGCTGTTCCGGCGGGCGTCGTTCAGCGGCGCCGTGCTGATCAACCTGCTGAGCGTGGTGTCGCTCGTCGGCTACCTGTTCTTCGTGTCGCAGCACCTGCAGCTGGTGCTCGGCCTCAGCCCGATCGACGCCGGTCTCGTGCTCATCCCCGGTCTCGCCACGATGATCGTGGCCGGGCTGGTCGTGGTGCCGATCGCGCGGCGCGTACGGGCGGCGATCGTGGTGCCCGTCGCGCTGCTGATCTCGGCGGTCGGCTACCTCGTGGTGGCTCTGTCGGGAGGGGATGCGCAGGCCGGGGTGCTCATCCTGTCGTTCGTCCTGCTCGGGCTCGGGATCGGCGCGGCCGAGACGGTCTCGAACGAGCTGATCCTGACGAGCGCTCCCGCCGAGAAGGCCGGTGCGGCCTCCGCGGTGTCCGAGACGGCGTACGAACTGGGCGCCGTGCTCGGAACGGCGACGCTCGGCACGATCCTCACCGCGTCATACCGTTCGGCGGTGGTGCTGCCGGATGGACTCAGCGCCGCTCAGGCGCACGCGGCGGGGGAGACCCTCGGCGGTGCCACGACCGTGGCCGGACAGCTCCCCGGCGACCTCGGCGAGCAGTTACTCGCGTCGGCGCGGGCCGCGTTCGATTCCGGAGTCGCGCTGACCGCAGGCATCGGCGTCGGGCTCATGGTGGCCGCGGCGGCCCTCGCGGTGTTCTCGCTGCGGAAGATCGGGCGCTGACGCGGATCCGGCCCCTGGGGCGCGATCCGGAGGGCGCGCATCCACCCGGTCGCTCGCCGGTAGTGTGGGATGGTCAGCCCGCACCGAACAGCAGGAGTGCCATGTCCGAGTCCCCGTCCGTCGTCAAGCTCGCCGTCATCCCGGGAGACGGGATCGGACCGGAGGTCGTCGCCGAGGCGGTCAAGGTGCTCGACGCCGTCACGGAGGGCAGCGGACTCACGTTCTCGAAGACGCCGTTCTCGCTGGGCGCTCAGCGCTACCTCGAGACCGGCGACGTGCTCACCGACACCGATCTGGATGCGATCAAGCAGCACGACGCCATCCTGCTCGGCGCCGTCGGCGGCGTGCCGGGCGACCCCCGCCTCGCCGGGGCCAACATCGAGCGCGGGCTGCTGCTGAAGCTCCGCTTCACGCTCGACCACTACGTCAACCTGCGCCCGACCACGCTGTTCCCCGGCATCGCCAGCCCGCTCGCCGACCCGGGCGACGTCGACTTCGTCGTCGTGCGCGAGGGCACCGAGGGGCCGTACGTCGGCAACGGCGGCGCCATCCGCCAGGGAACGCCGCACGAGATCGCCAACGAGGTCTCCGTGAACACGGCGTACGGCGTCGAGCGCGTCGTCCGCTACGCCTTCGACCAGGCGGAGCAGCGCAGCAAGAAGCTCACGCTCGTGCACAAGACCAACGTACTCACCTTCGCCGGCTCGCTCTGGAAGCGGATCGTGGACGCTGTCGCCGCCGAGCATCCGGAGGTGGCGGTCGACTATCTGCACGTCGACGCCGCCACGATCTTCCTGGTCACGAATCCTGCTAGATTTGACGTGATCGTCACAGACAACCTCTTCGGCGACATCCTCACCGATCTCGCGGCCGCAATCAGCGGCGGCATCGGACTGGCGGCCTCGGGCAACATCAACCCTGCAGGCGAATTCCCCAGCATGTTCGAGCCGGTTCACGGATCGGCCCCCGACATCGCAGGCCAGCAGAAGGCCGACCCCACCGCTGCGATCCTCTCCGTCGCACTCCTGCTCCGACACCTCGGACGGGTGGAGCTCGCGGAGCGGGTGGAGCAGGCGGTGACCGCCGACCTCGCCAGCCGCGGCACAGCATCCCGCGCCACCGCCGAAATCGGCGACGCGATCGCCACCGCCGTGGCGCAGAATTAGTTCATCCGCTTCGAACGAGCGCAGCGCAAAGGATTCTCATGACATCTCCGACCAGCATCACCCTCACGGGAGCACCGACCCCCAGCGGTCTCGCTTTCGCCGTCACCAGGAACGAGGAGGCGCGCAGCGCAGCCGAGCGTGAGGAGATCCTCGCGAACCCGGGCTTCGGCAACTACTTCACCGACCATATGGTGGACCTGTGCTGGTCGGTCAAGGGTGGCTGGCACCGCCCGCGCGTCTCGCCGTACGGCCCGATCCAGCTGGAGCCGTCCGCCGCCGTCCTGCACTACGCGCAGGAGATCTTCGAGGGTCTGAAGGCCTACCGTCACGAGGACGGCTCGGTCTGGACCTTCCGCCCGGAGGCGAACGCCGCCAGGATGCAGCGCTCGGCATACCGCCTCGCGTTGCCGGAGCTCCCGGTCGAGTACTTCATCGACTCGCTCAAGCAGCTCATCGCCGTGGACGGCGACTGGGTGCCCAGCCAGCCGGAGACAAGCCTCTACCTGCGTCCCTTCATGTTCGCCAAGGAGGCGTTCCTCGGCGTCCGTCCGGCGAACAAAGTCGCCTACTACCTGATCGCGAGCCCGGCGGGCGCGTACTTCTCCGGCGGAGTGAACCCGGTCTCGATCTGGCTCTCCGACCACTGGTCCCGCGCGGGCAAGGGCGGAACGGGAGCGGCGAAGACCGGAGGCAACTACGCGTCCAGCCTGCTGCCCCAGGCCGAAGCGGCCGAACACGGCTGCGCGCAGGTGCTGTTCCTCGACTCGGTGGAGGGCAAGTACCTCGAAGAGCTCGGCGGGATGAACGTGGTGCTCGTCTACAAGGACGGCACCCTGGTGACCCCCGAGTCCGACAGCATCCTGGAGGGCATCACCCTCGAGTCCGTGCTGCAGCTGGCCCGCGACCGCGGCCACAAGGTCGAGCAGCGCAAGGTGACGATCGACGAGTGGCGCGTCGGCGTGGAGTCCGGCGACATCGTCGAGGTGTTCGCCTGCGGCACCGCCGCCGTGATCACCCCGATCGGCGAGCTCAAGTCGGACACCTTCACCGTCGGCGACATCACCGCCCCTCCCGGGGAGCTCACGATGTCGCTGCGCGAGGAGCTCACCGACATCCAGTACGGCCGCGTGCGCGACCGCCACAACTGGATGATGCGTCTCGACGGCTAGGAACCTGCCGGCTCTGCGCTTCCCCGATCCTTCGCGGGAAGCGCGTCGCCGACTCGTGCGACGTCGTCGGGCGTGTTCCAGAGGTGGAAGGCCACCCTGGCACGCCCGGCGCGTCCGGACGCCCGGATGCCGGAGGCGCTGAGGGCGGCGAGGTCGGAGCCGTCCGCATCCGGCCAGGTGACGATCGCCTGACCGAGGGCCGGAAGGCCGAGGCGGTCGGAGAGGGCGTCGCCGAGGCCGCTCGTGTATGCGTGCACCGCGACCTGGTCGAGGCCGGCGAAGAATGCGAGCGCGGCGGCGGTTCCCGGCCAGACCGGCCAGGCGGGGGAGACGTCGAAGCGGCGCGCATCCCGGGCCAGGTGCATGTCCGGGCCGTAGCAGGATGCCCACGGGTCGTCGCCGGCGAACCAGCCGGCCTGCACGGGTCGCAGCTCGTCGAGCATCCGGTCGCCCACGGTGAGGAAGGCCGAGCCGCGCGGGGCGCACAGCCACTTGTATGCGTGGCAGGCGGTGAGGTCGAACCGGGAGGCGTCGACCGGGAGCCAGCCGACGGCCTGGGTGAGGTCGGCGAAGGTGATCGCGCCGTGCGTGGCCGCCGCGGCGATGATCGCGTCGGAGTCCGCGACAGCGCCCGTCGCTGACTGCACGAGCGAGAAGGCGACCAGGCTGGTGCGCGGGCCGATGGCGTCGGCGACGCGGTCGAGCGGCGCGTGCACGACGGTGACGCCTCTGTGCTGCTGCGCGAGGAACGGGAAGACCATCGAGCTGAAGTCGCCGTCGACGCAGACCACCTCCGCGCCGTCCGGGAGGGATGCGGCGACGGTCGCGGCGATGGCGGAGACCTGCGAGCCGATCGCCACCCGGTCGGCCGGGACGCCGACGATGCTGCCGAACGCGGCCCGCGCCTCCTCGACGGCGGCGCCGTACGCGGCCGGGGTGGCCTCTCCGCGCTCCCAGGCGTCCAGCTCGGCGCGGGATGCGCTGAGCGTCGCCCGCAGCGGAAGGCCCTGGGTGCAGGCGGCCAGGTAGCCGGCCCCGCCGACGAAGGCGGCGCGCGCGGCGGCGAGCGGCTGCGGGACGATGACGGGTGCTGGCATGCCTCCAGCGTGCCGATCCCGGACCTATTCGAAAAGAGCAGGTGTTGAATCGCATCCATCACCTGTGGTTATGTGTGCGTGTGTCCCTCGACGATCTCGACTCCCACAGCCTGCGCGTCGTGCGCGCCATCGCCGACCACGGCTCGATCACCCGCGCCGCCGACGCGCTCGGCTACAGTCAGCCCGCCATCAGCCAGCACCTCAAACGGCTCGAAGCCCGGCTCGGGATGCCCGTGGTCGCCCGGGCGGGACGCGGTGTGCGGCTGACCGAGGCCGGCAGGGTGCTCGCCCGCCACGCCACGAGCGTCACGACGGCACTGGATGCTGCGGCCGGGGAACTCGCCGACCTGCAGGGCCTCCGGTCGGGGCGGGTGCGGCTCGCGGCGTTCCCGTCCGCGTCGTCGACCATCGTGCCGCGGCTGCTGCGCACGATGGGGGCGGCGCATCCCGGGGTGAGGATCACGTACACGGAGGCGGAGCCGCCCGAGGCCGTCGCTGCCGTGCGCGCGCAGACAGCAGATCTCGCGATCACGTTCAGCTATCCGGGGGACAGGGTCGACCCGCACCGGGAGAGCGCGCGCGGACTCGCGGTCATCCCGGTCTGGCGCGACGAGATGCTGCTCGTGCTTCCCGCAGGGCACCGGCTCGCGGACGCGAAGGCGGTCGACCTGGCCGAGCTGGCGACGGAGTCGTGGATCGCCGGCTGCCCGCGCTGCCGTGGCCACCTGCTCGAACTGACGGACGCGCGCGACTTCGTGCCGCGGATCGCCTACGAGACGGACAACTTCGTCGCGGTGGTGAGCATGGTCGCAGAGGGCGTGGGCGTCGCGCTGATCCCGTCGCTCGCCATCGGCTCCGCCGGGCACAACGACGGGGTGGTCATCCGGCCCACCGTCAACCACGACCACCGCACGGTGAACCTGGTCGGGGCCGTCGGCGCCGACCAGGTGCCCGCCATCGCGAGCACGGCCTCCGCGCTGCTCGAGCTCGACGGGGCGGCCTGGTCGCTAGCATCGGTGTCATGAGCACCGAGCAGCATCCCGTGATCGCCGTCGTCGGACCGGGAGCGGTCGGCGGACTCGTCGCCTGGCTGCTGCACCGTGCGGGAGAAGACGTGGTCGCCGTCGGGCGGCCGGCGACCGTCTCCGCCATCGAGGCGAACGGCATCGAGCTGCGCGACACGGGAGGGGCGGCCGCGGAGAAGTTCGGCACGGGTGTCGAGCGGGTGCCCGCCGGCGTCGACGTGCCGGAGGGTGCGAGCGTCATCGTCGCGACCAAGACGTACGGGCTCGACGACGTGCTGCCCGGTATCGCCGCGGCGCGGCCCGGCGAGGTGCTGTCGCTGCTCAACGGCGTCGAGCACATGGGGCAGCTGCGGGATGCGCTGCCCGGCGTGCCCGTGGCCGGCGCGAGCATCGCGGTGTCCGCGCTCCGCGCATCCCCGTCGGTGATCGACCTGCGGAGCCCGTGGGTGCGGATCGAGGTGCCGGAGCCCGCTGCCGGGTTCGCGTCGGTCGCGGCGCTGACCGCGGCCGGCCCGGCCGTGCGCGTGCGCGGGACGGAGGGAGAGGTGCTCTGGGGCAAGTTCCGGATGCTCGCGTCGATCGCGCTGCTCACCTCGTACTGGCGGCAGCCGGTTGCCGCTGCCCTCAGCGAGGACCCCGAGCTGACGGAGGCGCTGCTCTCCGAAGTGGTGGCGTGCTCGAACGCGTCCGGGGTTCCCGCGACGACGCTGCAGCTCGTCGAGACGCTGTCCGGGGTGCCGGGCGGGATGCGCACCTCGCTGCAGGAGGACCTCGCAGCCGGTGCGCCGAACGAACTGGACGCCCTCGGCGGCGCCCTGCTGAGGATCGGGGCGGCCAACGGGATCCCGACCCCGGCGGTCGAGCGGATCGTGAGTGCGCTGAGCGTGGCCTGATGGCGGGGCAGTAGGCTCGGGAGCGTGAAAATCGCGCGCTTCAGCCATGAGGGATCCATCGACTACGGCATCGTCGACGAGGACGCCCTCGTCGTCCTCGCCGGCGACCCGATGTTCGCCGGATTCGACACCACGGGGGAGCGGGTGCCGCTCAGCAAGGTCGGCGCGCTGCTCGCGCCGGTCATCCCGCGCTCGAAGGTCGTCGCCGTCGGCAAGAACTACCGCGACCACGCCGCAGAGATGGGCGGGGACGCGCCGGAGGAGCCCCTGCTGTTCCTCAAGCCGAACACCGCCGTCATCGGGCTGGGCGATGCCATCGTGCTGCCTCCCCAGTCGAAGCAGGTCGACTTCGAGGGAGAGCTCGCCGTGGTGATCGGGAAAATCGCCCGCAACGTCTCCGCGAAGGACGCGCACGAGTACATCTTCGGATACACGGTCGCCAACGACGTCACCGCCCGCGACCTGCAGAAGACGGACGGCCAGTGGACGCGCGCCAAGGGCTTCGACACGTTCTGCCCGCTCGGCCCGGTGATCGAGACCGAGCTGAAACCGGACGCCTACCTGCGCACGCGGGTCAACGGCGAGCTCAAGCAGGACGCCACGATCGCGGACATGGTTCACGACATCCCGTCGATCGTCGAGTACGCGTCGAGCGTCTTCACGCTGCTGCCCGGGGATGTGATCCTCACCGGGACACCGGCCGGCATCGGCCCGATCGTCGCGGGAGACACGGTCGAGGTGGAGATCGAAGGCGTCGGCTCGCTCGTGAATCCGGTGCGGGCCGCCAAGTAGGATTGAGGGAGTATGTCTGACTCCACTTCGCACCCGTTCTCCACCGCAACCGGCTCCGACGTCCGCGTGCGGTTCTGCCCGTCGCCGACCGGCACGCCGCACGTCGGCCTGATCCGCACCGCCCTGTTCAACTGGGCGTATGCGCGGCACACCGGCGGCAAGCTCATCTTCCGCATCGAAGACACGGATGCTGCCCGCGACAGCGAGGAGAGCTACGGCCAGATCATCGAGGCGCTCACCTGGCTGAAGCTCGACTGGGACGAGGGCGTGAACGTCGGAGGCCCCGACGGCCCGTACCGCCAGTCGGAGCGCTACGACATCTACCGCGACGTGATCGAGAAGCTGAAGGCGTCCGGCCACATCTACGAGAGCTTCGCCAGCGGCGAGGAGATCGAGGCGCGCAACGTCTCGCTCGGCCGCGACCCCAAGCTCGGCTACGACAACTTCGAGCGCGACCTCAGCGACGAGCAGAAGGCCGCGCACCGCGCCGAGGGCCGCCAGCCGGCTCTGCGCCTGCGCGTGCCGGACGACGACCTCAGCTTCGACGACCTGGTGCGCGGCGAGATCACCTTCCCGGCCGGATCGTTCAGCGACTTCGTCGTCGTGCGTCCCAACGGGCACCCGCTCTACCCGTTCGTGAACCCGGTGGACGACGCGCTGATGGGCGTCACCCACGTGCTCCGCGGCGAAGACCTGCTCTCGTCGACGCCGCGCCAGATCGCGCTCTACCACGCGCTGATCGACGCGGGCATCACCACGTTCGTGCCGCGCTTCGGCCACCTGCCGTATGTGATGGGCGAGGGAAACAAGAAGCTCTCCAAGCGCGACCCGGAGTCCAACCTGTTCCACCACCGCGACCGCGGGTTCATCCCGGAGGGGCTGGTCAACTACCTGGCGCTGCTCGGCTGGTCGCTCACCCACGACCGCGACGTGTTCTCGATCGACGAGATGGTCGCGGCGTTCGACGTGGTGAACGTCAACCCCAACCCCGCACGCTTCGACCAGAAGAAGGCGGAGTCGATCAACGGCGACCACATCCGGTTGCTGGAGGTCGGGGACTTCGCGGAGCGGACCATCCCGTACCTGGTGGCCGACGGCATCCTCACGGAGCCGCTGACCGACGCCCAGCGCGCCATCCTGGCCGAGGCGGCCCCGCTGGTGCAGGAGCGCGTGCAGCTGCTTGGCGAGACCCCGGCGATGCTCGGCTTCCTGTTCACCGACGCTGCGTCGCTCGAGATCCAGGACGACGCGCGCGCCTCGCTGCCCGCCAACGCCGGAGAGGTGCTCGCCGCCTCCATCGGCGCGCTCGAACTGGTGCCGCTCGACGAGTGGAACCACACGAACATCGAGTCCGCCCTCCGGGATGCGCTGATCGAGGCACTCGGGCTGAAGCCGCGTGTCGCGTTCGGCCCGCTCCGCGTCGCCGTGTCCGGCCGCCGCATCTCGCCGCCGCTGTTCGAGTCGATGGAGATCCTCGGCAAGGCCGAGAGCATCGCGCGCCTCGACAAGCTGTCCGCCGCGCTCGGATAGGCGCGCCGTGCCACGGGAGTCACACGAGGTCGTCGTCGTCGGCGGCGGCCCCGCCGGGCTGTCCACCGCGCTCAACCTGGTGCGGGCGCGCCGCGACGTGCTCGTCGTCGACAGCAACCGGCCCAGGCACGCGGCCACCCTCGTCGCCCGCGGCTACCTGACCCGCGACGGCATCGCCCCGCTCGAACTGCGCCGCCTCGGCCGCGAAGAGGTCGAGGCGTACGACGGCGGGGAGGTGACGTTCGCCCTCGCCCAGAGCATCGAGGTGGAGGGCGACGGCTTCCGGGTGCGCGCGAAAGGCGTCAGGGGAGCAGCGGACATCGACGTGCTCGCGCAGACGGTGGTGATCGCGAC encodes the following:
- a CDS encoding 3-isopropylmalate dehydrogenase, whose protein sequence is MSESPSVVKLAVIPGDGIGPEVVAEAVKVLDAVTEGSGLTFSKTPFSLGAQRYLETGDVLTDTDLDAIKQHDAILLGAVGGVPGDPRLAGANIERGLLLKLRFTLDHYVNLRPTTLFPGIASPLADPGDVDFVVVREGTEGPYVGNGGAIRQGTPHEIANEVSVNTAYGVERVVRYAFDQAEQRSKKLTLVHKTNVLTFAGSLWKRIVDAVAAEHPEVAVDYLHVDAATIFLVTNPARFDVIVTDNLFGDILTDLAAAISGGIGLAASGNINPAGEFPSMFEPVHGSAPDIAGQQKADPTAAILSVALLLRHLGRVELAERVEQAVTADLASRGTASRATAEIGDAIATAVAQN
- a CDS encoding DUF6596 domain-containing protein, with amino-acid sequence MTTATERAFRTDAPRILGAVARSTGDLQVAEDAVQEAFARAVAEEAAGREPANAAAWITTVAKRIAVDMRRREGTAVRAAPMLAAEAARAADRQAEIDMQADEVFTGDERLELILLVCHPDVAEETRVALALRFVCDVPTAQVAEVFLVQEPTMAARLTRAKKRIHDSRLRFTAGDDAALTARLPDALTTVYLLYTVGHARADGRLRTDAIELARDAYRLRPHDEEAAALLALLLLTEARQTTRISDADEFVTLADADRSRWNAGMLAEGERLATVALSGAAGLPGRFALQAAIAGLHGIAPTWEATDWPAIARLYDGLVLGWPSAAAQLGRVVARGYSADAGPEAALADLDAHPELFDGVVAAQALAVRADLLRLAGDARAADAYAAAIEAAQDARVRRFLQARLDGLGGGSGLGS
- a CDS encoding branched-chain amino acid aminotransferase, encoding MTSPTSITLTGAPTPSGLAFAVTRNEEARSAAEREEILANPGFGNYFTDHMVDLCWSVKGGWHRPRVSPYGPIQLEPSAAVLHYAQEIFEGLKAYRHEDGSVWTFRPEANAARMQRSAYRLALPELPVEYFIDSLKQLIAVDGDWVPSQPETSLYLRPFMFAKEAFLGVRPANKVAYYLIASPAGAYFSGGVNPVSIWLSDHWSRAGKGGTGAAKTGGNYASSLLPQAEAAEHGCAQVLFLDSVEGKYLEELGGMNVVLVYKDGTLVTPESDSILEGITLESVLQLARDRGHKVEQRKVTIDEWRVGVESGDIVEVFACGTAAVITPIGELKSDTFTVGDITAPPGELTMSLREELTDIQYGRVRDRHNWMMRLDG
- a CDS encoding MFS transporter, translated to MSTPSITTPTPAVAPRAGARQWVALAVLMLPVLLVSVDNTVLSFALPAISQALEPSGTGMLWIIDAYPLVLAGLLVSMGSLGDRIGRRKLLLIGATGFAVVSVGAAFAPTTEWLIAARASLGFFGAMLMPSTLSLLRSIFTDREQRRLAIAVWASGFAAGSALGPIVGGVLIEHFWWGSVFLLAVPVLIPLLVLTPLLVRESRDPNPGPIDVPSILLSLLTMAPIVYGIKSLASDGLSVAGVLAIVIGAVSGWLFVRRQLRRPIPMLDMRLFRRASFSGAVLINLLSVVSLVGYLFFVSQHLQLVLGLSPIDAGLVLIPGLATMIVAGLVVVPIARRVRAAIVVPVALLISAVGYLVVALSGGDAQAGVLILSFVLLGLGIGAAETVSNELILTSAPAEKAGAASAVSETAYELGAVLGTATLGTILTASYRSAVVLPDGLSAAQAHAAGETLGGATTVAGQLPGDLGEQLLASARAAFDSGVALTAGIGVGLMVAAAALAVFSLRKIGR
- the gltX gene encoding glutamate--tRNA ligase, with amino-acid sequence MSDSTSHPFSTATGSDVRVRFCPSPTGTPHVGLIRTALFNWAYARHTGGKLIFRIEDTDAARDSEESYGQIIEALTWLKLDWDEGVNVGGPDGPYRQSERYDIYRDVIEKLKASGHIYESFASGEEIEARNVSLGRDPKLGYDNFERDLSDEQKAAHRAEGRQPALRLRVPDDDLSFDDLVRGEITFPAGSFSDFVVVRPNGHPLYPFVNPVDDALMGVTHVLRGEDLLSSTPRQIALYHALIDAGITTFVPRFGHLPYVMGEGNKKLSKRDPESNLFHHRDRGFIPEGLVNYLALLGWSLTHDRDVFSIDEMVAAFDVVNVNPNPARFDQKKAESINGDHIRLLEVGDFAERTIPYLVADGILTEPLTDAQRAILAEAAPLVQERVQLLGETPAMLGFLFTDAASLEIQDDARASLPANAGEVLAASIGALELVPLDEWNHTNIESALRDALIEALGLKPRVAFGPLRVAVSGRRISPPLFESMEILGKAESIARLDKLSAALG
- a CDS encoding 2-dehydropantoate 2-reductase N-terminal domain-containing protein, coding for MSTEQHPVIAVVGPGAVGGLVAWLLHRAGEDVVAVGRPATVSAIEANGIELRDTGGAAAEKFGTGVERVPAGVDVPEGASVIVATKTYGLDDVLPGIAAARPGEVLSLLNGVEHMGQLRDALPGVPVAGASIAVSALRASPSVIDLRSPWVRIEVPEPAAGFASVAALTAAGPAVRVRGTEGEVLWGKFRMLASIALLTSYWRQPVAAALSEDPELTEALLSEVVACSNASGVPATTLQLVETLSGVPGGMRTSLQEDLAAGAPNELDALGGALLRIGAANGIPTPAVERIVSALSVA
- a CDS encoding TetR/AcrR family transcriptional regulator translates to MAETPSARDRILDAFEELLAEQSERAATLDAVAARAGVSKGGLLYHFASKDAMVDGVLARLSAHVDADLDRMRSAPEGPVAYFIRTSVPTDNDLERSIVAVARLAQSADSRARDALSAMQRSWLSILESSVGDPLVARIIMLIGDGMYYNTALLPDTNAVLRSETDMDRVIELVKRLADS
- a CDS encoding aminotransferase class V-fold PLP-dependent enzyme, giving the protein MPAPVIVPQPLAAARAAFVGGAGYLAACTQGLPLRATLSASRAELDAWERGEATPAAYGAAVEEARAAFGSIVGVPADRVAIGSQVSAIAATVAASLPDGAEVVCVDGDFSSMVFPFLAQQHRGVTVVHAPLDRVADAIGPRTSLVAFSLVQSATGAVADSDAIIAAAATHGAITFADLTQAVGWLPVDASRFDLTACHAYKWLCAPRGSAFLTVGDRMLDELRPVQAGWFAGDDPWASCYGPDMHLARDARRFDVSPAWPVWPGTAAALAFFAGLDQVAVHAYTSGLGDALSDRLGLPALGQAIVTWPDADGSDLAALSASGIRASGRAGRARVAFHLWNTPDDVARVGDALPAKDRGSAEPAGS
- a CDS encoding LysR family transcriptional regulator, which codes for MSLDDLDSHSLRVVRAIADHGSITRAADALGYSQPAISQHLKRLEARLGMPVVARAGRGVRLTEAGRVLARHATSVTTALDAAAGELADLQGLRSGRVRLAAFPSASSTIVPRLLRTMGAAHPGVRITYTEAEPPEAVAAVRAQTADLAITFSYPGDRVDPHRESARGLAVIPVWRDEMLLVLPAGHRLADAKAVDLAELATESWIAGCPRCRGHLLELTDARDFVPRIAYETDNFVAVVSMVAEGVGVALIPSLAIGSAGHNDGVVIRPTVNHDHRTVNLVGAVGADQVPAIASTASALLELDGAAWSLASVS
- a CDS encoding fumarylacetoacetate hydrolase family protein yields the protein MKIARFSHEGSIDYGIVDEDALVVLAGDPMFAGFDTTGERVPLSKVGALLAPVIPRSKVVAVGKNYRDHAAEMGGDAPEEPLLFLKPNTAVIGLGDAIVLPPQSKQVDFEGELAVVIGKIARNVSAKDAHEYIFGYTVANDVTARDLQKTDGQWTRAKGFDTFCPLGPVIETELKPDAYLRTRVNGELKQDATIADMVHDIPSIVEYASSVFTLLPGDVILTGTPAGIGPIVAGDTVEVEIEGVGSLVNPVRAAK